One Candidatus Bathyarchaeota archaeon DNA window includes the following coding sequences:
- a CDS encoding aspartate kinase translates to MSEAAMDYRVFKFGGSILKDAQDFERVADIVAGELAKGNLPIPVVSAVKGVTDRIVEIVEGVKDGCEIDYGLLIKNMVKEHIDLLPDPDNLPPALMEEFENLEHVLGYVETSGELNDSTFAFTISRGERFSSFILSEHLFAREVKHECFAGEDILVTDENYRDALVDLDKTRKKILQELEGCLRVPMVPLIAGFSGRSESGRVSILGRGGTDDTAVCVAFCLGANQVIKYVDQKGIMTIDPQFLDEVKQMPQFNGALENLPEPKVVPYLTYVEASEMMREERIKVVHYKVLNPLIMGDIRFHIKDILHPENPGTVIGPEDGNHDETWSGRPKAITFQRNLSGLRFLPTQSRTPTEVYAKVFGSLAEKKVDVRYISISGFQISLLMPKLDLTKAIEALENLDVALDLSSLDGPKGTFSMVGSGMKGVKGLLSRVTGTIGLNGVNIEQATQPYGENIIRFSVDDRDIPIAVTALYSEFFN, encoded by the coding sequence ATGAGTGAAGCTGCGATGGATTATAGGGTATTTAAATTTGGGGGGTCAATCCTCAAGGACGCTCAAGACTTTGAGCGGGTAGCGGACATCGTGGCTGGAGAGTTGGCTAAGGGGAACCTCCCCATCCCAGTGGTCTCCGCCGTAAAGGGTGTCACCGACCGTATTGTTGAGATTGTGGAAGGAGTTAAGGACGGCTGTGAGATAGACTATGGGCTCTTAATTAAAAACATGGTCAAGGAGCACATCGACCTCTTGCCAGACCCTGACAACCTGCCGCCCGCTCTCATGGAGGAGTTCGAGAACCTTGAGCACGTCTTGGGATACGTTGAGACCTCGGGGGAGCTAAATGACTCTACCTTTGCCTTTACTATATCACGAGGGGAGAGGTTCTCTAGCTTTATCTTATCCGAGCATCTCTTTGCGAGGGAGGTGAAGCACGAGTGCTTCGCTGGAGAAGATATCCTAGTCACCGACGAGAACTATCGGGATGCTCTAGTAGACCTAGACAAAACCAGAAAGAAGATTCTCCAAGAGCTAGAAGGCTGTCTCAGGGTTCCAATGGTTCCTTTAATAGCAGGTTTTTCAGGTAGGAGCGAGTCCGGCAGGGTTTCCATCCTCGGGAGGGGGGGTACAGACGACACTGCAGTTTGTGTCGCCTTCTGTCTTGGGGCCAACCAGGTAATCAAGTACGTGGATCAGAAGGGTATTATGACCATTGACCCCCAGTTCCTTGATGAGGTAAAGCAAATGCCCCAGTTTAACGGGGCGCTTGAGAATCTCCCGGAGCCGAAGGTGGTGCCCTACCTCACCTACGTTGAGGCCTCGGAGATGATGAGGGAGGAGCGGATAAAGGTAGTTCACTATAAGGTGCTCAATCCTCTGATTATGGGCGATATCAGGTTCCACATCAAGGACATTCTCCACCCCGAGAACCCCGGCACAGTTATCGGCCCTGAGGACGGTAACCATGACGAGACCTGGTCTGGGAGGCCAAAGGCCATCACGTTCCAGAGGAACCTCTCGGGGCTCCGTTTTCTTCCCACCCAATCCCGCACACCTACCGAGGTCTACGCGAAAGTCTTTGGGTCCCTCGCGGAGAAGAAGGTGGATGTCCGATACATATCAATATCAGGGTTTCAGATCTCCCTCCTTATGCCTAAGCTAGATCTCACCAAGGCCATCGAGGCGCTGGAAAACCTTGACGTCGCCCTAGATCTCTCCTCACTGGACGGCCCCAAGGGCACTTTCAGCATGGTGGGCTCAGGGATGAAGGGGGTGAAGGGTCTTCTTAGCAGGGTGACGGGCACCATTGGCCTCAATGGGGTTAACATCGAGCAAGCCACCCAGCCCTATGGAGAGAACATCATTCGGTTCAGCGTCGACGATAGGGATATCCCCATCGCGGTGACCGCGCTTTACAGTGAATTTTTCAACTGA
- the thrC gene encoding threonine synthase, translating into MVSRFMCVDCGRNFELGLRLRCKCRGLLEVVHEFPWMDRAIFDKRLSQRSGPYRSGVWRFKELVYSGLDMSWIVSRQEGNTNIYAHQRLKEYTGIRKITVKHEGENPSGSFKDRGMTVGISEAARLGVSSVACASTGNTSASLASFAATNGMNCIVFIPEGMIAYGKLAQALSYGATVLQVRGDFDAAMWLVQEASAELGLYLLNSVNPWRIEGQKSIIFELIQQRGWESPDWIVLPAGNLGNTSAFGKALRELKSQGLIDAMPRLASIQAEGANPFYSLWAEREESLIPIEPHTVASAIKIGNPVSWKKAIRVIEETNGVVEQVSDQEIMDAKAVVGRCGVGCEPASAASVAGARKLVDVGIINPEDDVVCVLTGNLLKDPGATVNYHTGVIDGVRPRFANTAMVVNADLASVEAVLNNRALIGSRNE; encoded by the coding sequence ATGGTCTCAAGATTCATGTGCGTGGACTGCGGCCGAAACTTTGAGCTGGGACTGCGGCTGAGATGCAAGTGCAGGGGTCTCCTGGAGGTGGTGCACGAATTCCCCTGGATGGATAGAGCTATCTTCGACAAGAGGCTCTCGCAACGTAGCGGCCCGTACAGGAGTGGAGTGTGGCGGTTCAAGGAGCTTGTCTATTCAGGGCTAGATATGAGTTGGATTGTCTCTAGGCAAGAGGGCAACACCAACATCTACGCACATCAACGTCTCAAGGAATACACAGGGATAAGGAAGATCACTGTCAAGCATGAGGGGGAGAACCCAAGCGGCTCATTTAAGGACCGGGGGATGACTGTGGGGATCTCCGAGGCTGCGCGCCTTGGGGTCTCCTCCGTAGCATGTGCCTCTACGGGGAACACCTCGGCTTCCCTCGCTTCCTTTGCGGCTACCAACGGGATGAACTGCATCGTTTTTATCCCCGAAGGGATGATCGCCTACGGCAAGCTAGCCCAGGCCCTAAGCTACGGGGCAACTGTGCTTCAAGTTCGGGGGGACTTTGATGCCGCGATGTGGCTCGTCCAAGAAGCCTCTGCGGAACTAGGGCTCTATCTCCTCAACTCTGTAAACCCTTGGAGGATCGAAGGGCAGAAATCCATAATATTCGAGCTTATCCAGCAGAGGGGGTGGGAGTCCCCTGATTGGATCGTACTTCCTGCTGGGAACCTAGGGAATACGTCGGCCTTTGGCAAGGCCCTTAGGGAACTAAAGTCTCAAGGGCTCATTGACGCGATGCCCCGCCTCGCCTCGATCCAAGCTGAGGGGGCCAACCCATTCTATAGTCTCTGGGCGGAAAGAGAGGAGTCTCTGATCCCCATAGAGCCTCACACCGTGGCTTCCGCCATTAAGATCGGGAACCCTGTGAGCTGGAAGAAGGCCATCAGGGTTATTGAGGAGACTAACGGGGTTGTGGAGCAGGTTTCAGATCAGGAAATAATGGACGCCAAGGCGGTAGTGGGACGATGCGGCGTTGGGTGTGAGCCAGCCTCAGCCGCCTCAGTCGCGGGGGCGAGGAAGCTGGTGGACGTTGGAATCATCAATCCCGAGGATGACGTGGTCTGCGTCCTTACGGGAAATCTACTCAAGGATCCTGGGGCTACAGTCAACTACCACACCGGAGTTATTGATGGGGTCAGACCCAGGTTTGCCAATACCGCCATGGTTGTGAACGCTGATCTCGCGAGCGTTGAAGCGGTTCTGAATAACCGAGCTCTTATAGGTTCAAGGAATGAGTGA
- a CDS encoding homoserine kinase, whose product MSTKQIRVFSPASIANLGPGFDVFGIALDGIGDTLTVELVPDPGVKVIMGDEMATLIPADPDKNSAGAVLQHVLDTYDSSDGFVVKIEKGVPPGKGMGSSGASAAGAAYASIQLLELELSASEAVRLAAQGEAAVAGSPHADNVSASLLGGFVMVGAEYDVVRLEPPMFDIVVVVPDVHYENKTRLARSLLPKKVLLKNAVHNVGNASRMAAAIAIGDIELFGNSISDNLVEPRRAEMIPDFWKVKQAALDSGAHGCSISGGGPSLFAVGGDAAQVGMAMAEAFEGAGVASEIYLTRPSRQGARVI is encoded by the coding sequence GTGAGTACCAAACAGATTAGGGTGTTTTCTCCCGCTTCCATTGCAAACCTCGGCCCGGGCTTCGACGTTTTCGGAATCGCCCTCGACGGAATAGGGGACACCCTGACGGTGGAACTAGTCCCTGATCCCGGAGTCAAAGTCATCATGGGAGATGAAATGGCGACTTTGATCCCCGCAGACCCCGACAAGAACAGCGCTGGAGCCGTCCTTCAACACGTGCTAGACACTTATGATTCAAGCGATGGGTTCGTTGTCAAAATAGAGAAGGGAGTACCCCCTGGAAAAGGGATGGGCTCTTCAGGCGCTTCCGCAGCTGGAGCAGCATATGCCTCAATCCAGCTACTAGAGCTAGAGCTCTCAGCCAGCGAGGCAGTGAGGCTCGCCGCTCAAGGAGAGGCAGCCGTAGCAGGTAGCCCCCACGCGGACAATGTCTCAGCCTCCTTACTAGGGGGATTCGTGATGGTGGGCGCAGAGTATGATGTGGTACGCCTGGAACCCCCTATGTTCGATATCGTGGTGGTGGTTCCTGACGTCCACTACGAGAACAAGACAAGGCTCGCAAGGTCCCTCCTCCCCAAGAAGGTCCTGCTTAAGAACGCGGTCCATAATGTGGGCAACGCCTCTAGGATGGCGGCTGCTATTGCTATAGGTGACATCGAGCTTTTCGGGAATAGTATCAGCGACAACTTGGTGGAGCCGAGGCGGGCTGAGATGATACCAGACTTCTGGAAGGTTAAGCAGGCCGCCCTAGACTCAGGCGCCCACGGCTGCTCCATCTCTGGAGGAGGCCCCTCCCTTTTCGCCGTTGGGGGGGATGCCGCCCAGGTAGGAATGGCGATGGCCGAGGCCTTTGAGGGGGCGGGGGTCGCAAGCGAAATCTATCTAACCCGGCCAAGTAGGCAGGGTGCAAGGGTGATCTAG
- a CDS encoding aldo/keto reductase, producing the protein MRYRKFGKLDWKVSALGFGAMRLPVLDRDSSKIDEPEAIKMIRHAIDCGLNYVDTAYPYHGGNSERLVAKALKDGYRQKVALATKMPLRHVETHEDFDRLLNEQLDKLETDRIDFYLLHALRRMSWPKVRDLGIIAWAEEKISEGKIGHFGFSFHDTFEMFKEIVDAYDGWTFCQIQYNYMDTESSSKAPGIKGLKYAASKGLAVIVMEPIQGGRLAMAPPVEIQRIWNEAETRRTGAEWALQWVWNQPEVAVVLSGMSIMRHVEENLVSAGRSGPKTLTEKELVLVKRVKGKYNELGYIGCTKCNYCQPCPEGVLIPDIIEVLNQNYTSMMEETRSAYHIAIPVEGRASLCVACGECEEQCPQTLPITSLMQGTARSHDK; encoded by the coding sequence TTGAGATATCGCAAATTTGGGAAACTTGACTGGAAGGTCTCTGCCTTGGGATTTGGGGCCATGAGACTCCCCGTGCTTGACAGGGACAGCTCTAAGATTGATGAGCCCGAGGCCATCAAGATGATACGCCACGCCATCGACTGTGGTCTCAACTACGTGGACACCGCCTATCCCTACCATGGTGGCAACAGCGAGAGGCTCGTAGCAAAAGCTCTCAAAGACGGCTACAGGCAGAAGGTGGCTCTCGCCACTAAGATGCCTCTCCGACACGTTGAGACTCACGAGGACTTTGATCGACTTTTGAACGAGCAATTAGACAAACTCGAAACGGATCGTATCGATTTTTATCTTCTTCATGCACTCAGACGGATGAGTTGGCCTAAAGTTCGGGACCTTGGGATAATCGCATGGGCCGAGGAGAAGATTTCTGAGGGTAAGATCGGACATTTCGGCTTCAGTTTCCATGATACATTCGAGATGTTCAAGGAGATCGTTGACGCCTATGACGGATGGACTTTCTGCCAGATCCAGTACAACTATATGGATACCGAGTCTAGCAGCAAGGCCCCAGGGATCAAAGGGCTCAAGTACGCCGCCTCTAAGGGGCTCGCGGTCATCGTCATGGAGCCAATCCAAGGAGGGCGCTTAGCAATGGCCCCTCCTGTAGAGATCCAGAGGATCTGGAATGAGGCCGAGACAAGGAGGACTGGGGCAGAGTGGGCGCTCCAGTGGGTCTGGAACCAGCCTGAGGTTGCTGTAGTCCTCAGCGGCATGAGTATTATGCGCCATGTCGAGGAAAACCTGGTGAGCGCGGGGCGTTCCGGTCCGAAGACCCTTACGGAGAAGGAGCTAGTCCTCGTGAAGAGAGTTAAGGGAAAGTACAACGAACTCGGATACATTGGCTGTACCAAATGCAACTATTGCCAGCCATGTCCCGAGGGAGTCCTCATCCCCGATATAATCGAGGTCCTTAACCAGAACTACACCAGCATGATGGAGGAGACGAGATCAGCCTACCATATTGCGATCCCCGTGGAGGGAAGGGCTAGCCTCTGTGTGGCGTGTGGAGAGTGCGAGGAGCAGTGCCCCCAAACCCTCCCCATCACAAGCCTCATGCAGGGGACCGCAAGGTCTCACGATAAATAA
- a CDS encoding DUF362 domain-containing protein codes for MKNTHEESDAEYHRLIQDPIPGPLVPFKPLRSEVYSINGKHTVAIVRSDDRRDGIREAYRLMGGLGKMTDGVKGEIIIKPNCNTDDAFPRNSHHETVRVIAEELIETGFPADKICVGDMSGRYRGLPTRNTIEEMGIKAVADDLGIQVGYFEEEEWVTVKPPGSISWPDGIKIPRRIHEAGRVILTPVMRPHRSPIFTIALKLCVGLIDSVGREWLHWNKNQDLMNRMIDINLAFSTDLVVTDAQKFFTDKGPVHNVIAEPGLTIVGNNRVAADAVAVCIMKQHNSHRMEDTPVREHTSFTLGEDRGLGSSSIEDIELLSSNLEEDILFGDVVSQVREELGYQR; via the coding sequence ATGAAGAACACCCACGAAGAATCTGATGCTGAGTACCATCGCCTGATACAGGATCCGATTCCAGGACCCCTCGTCCCATTCAAACCGTTACGAAGCGAAGTGTATTCAATAAACGGGAAGCATACCGTTGCCATCGTTAGGTCAGACGATCGCAGGGATGGCATACGAGAAGCCTATCGTCTGATGGGTGGACTGGGAAAGATGACTGATGGAGTTAAAGGCGAGATTATAATTAAGCCCAACTGTAATACCGACGACGCCTTTCCCCGAAACTCTCATCACGAGACGGTCCGGGTTATCGCCGAAGAATTGATCGAGACCGGGTTTCCGGCGGATAAGATCTGCGTGGGTGACATGTCTGGGAGATATCGGGGGCTGCCCACCCGTAACACCATTGAGGAGATGGGCATCAAAGCGGTTGCTGATGACCTCGGCATCCAGGTAGGCTACTTCGAGGAGGAAGAATGGGTCACCGTGAAGCCCCCGGGATCTATATCCTGGCCTGACGGGATAAAGATCCCCCGGAGGATTCACGAGGCGGGGCGAGTCATTCTCACCCCCGTGATGAGGCCTCACCGTAGCCCAATATTCACTATTGCCCTCAAACTCTGTGTCGGGCTCATAGACTCCGTGGGGAGGGAGTGGCTCCACTGGAACAAGAATCAGGACTTGATGAACAGGATGATTGACATCAACCTCGCGTTCTCCACGGATCTTGTGGTGACCGACGCCCAAAAGTTTTTCACAGACAAAGGACCCGTCCACAACGTTATAGCTGAACCCGGGTTAACCATAGTCGGGAACAACAGGGTGGCCGCCGATGCCGTCGCGGTATGTATCATGAAGCAGCATAACTCGCACAGAATGGAAGATACCCCAGTCAGGGAGCACACTTCTTTCACCCTAGGAGAGGATAGGGGTCTAGGAAGCTCCAGCATCGAGGACATCGAGCTGCTGAGCTCCAATCTAGAGGAAGATATCCTCTTCGGAGACGTTGTCTCCCAGGTGAGAGAAGAGCTCGGCTATCAGCGATGA
- a CDS encoding serine hydrolase produces the protein MFDENYYPPPQTEGGWRVGDPEALGVDVEKLKVAVTFHNNAKFTQTHGGALVIIYKGHLISESYVRGTEGGPRPWTPSMCNDMKSSAKSVFGTAVGVFLDEYKNLVTLDTDLVGKSREDSLIPQIWDQPLTDERKKEIKVKHVLSMTSGHEGPEPWLAPNPRHHYPGYTGSHQMYEYCFGWWHYEGIPSHHTLLFNPGQEFNYSSFGLEQFALAMRNITGEMVGPWAYERFLKQIGMPPGIRDNQFREVTYRSDRKLNFSYEPGWGAGGSEGCNAYGADRSHSQYGYNTIVSSTFPCTSRDYARLGYLWLRKGRWKDQQLVPEDWIKLATSRYVRDDGETPSDYGYTFWILDEVEGVPNDAFGTRGNNMNDCFVVPSLDLVVVRQGNNNGTIDERQIFRTSLIQNIVTAFPENL, from the coding sequence ATGTTTGATGAAAACTATTACCCACCCCCCCAAACGGAAGGGGGATGGCGAGTCGGAGACCCGGAAGCCTTGGGAGTAGACGTTGAGAAGCTCAAAGTCGCTGTCACCTTCCATAATAACGCAAAATTCACTCAGACACACGGTGGAGCCCTCGTAATAATCTACAAGGGACACCTCATCAGCGAAAGCTATGTGAGAGGAACCGAGGGAGGGCCTAGGCCCTGGACTCCTTCTATGTGCAACGATATGAAGTCTTCCGCCAAATCTGTCTTCGGCACCGCGGTTGGGGTCTTCCTCGATGAATACAAGAACCTGGTAACTCTTGACACCGATCTCGTGGGGAAGAGCCGGGAAGACTCTTTGATCCCTCAGATATGGGATCAGCCCCTTACTGACGAGAGGAAGAAGGAGATCAAGGTCAAGCATGTCCTCTCCATGACTTCGGGGCATGAGGGCCCAGAGCCCTGGCTGGCACCGAACCCCAGACACCACTATCCCGGGTACACGGGCTCACACCAGATGTACGAGTACTGTTTTGGCTGGTGGCATTACGAGGGGATACCCTCCCATCATACATTGCTGTTCAATCCGGGGCAAGAGTTCAACTATAGCAGCTTCGGATTGGAGCAATTCGCCCTCGCCATGCGGAACATCACCGGCGAGATGGTGGGGCCTTGGGCTTACGAGAGGTTTCTGAAGCAGATTGGGATGCCCCCCGGTATCAGGGACAACCAGTTCAGAGAGGTAACCTACAGGTCTGATAGAAAATTGAACTTCTCCTATGAACCTGGGTGGGGAGCAGGCGGGAGTGAAGGATGTAACGCATATGGTGCGGACAGAAGCCACAGCCAATACGGATACAACACAATAGTCTCCAGCACTTTCCCCTGTACCTCACGTGACTACGCAAGATTGGGCTACCTTTGGCTGAGGAAAGGGCGATGGAAGGACCAGCAGCTGGTTCCAGAAGATTGGATAAAACTGGCGACCAGCAGATACGTTCGAGATGACGGTGAAACTCCGAGCGACTACGGCTATACTTTCTGGATCCTGGATGAAGTAGAGGGTGTGCCAAACGATGCATTCGGGACCCGCGGAAACAACATGAATGACTGCTTCGTTGTCCCGAGCCTAGACCTGGTCGTCGTCCGACAAGGTAACAATAACGGCACAATTGACGAGAGACAAATATTCAGGACTTCCCTCATTCAGAATATCGTGACAGCATTTCCAGAGAACCTTTAG
- a CDS encoding Sjogren's syndrome/scleroderma autoantigen 1 family protein — MTVDIKGMANLLRDGVTMLSRSCPECGTPLFRLKSKEIVCKNCKRRVVIVPEGEEATAEAEMRLNSLEKAIVEKLVTLGQSMSYESDFKALRSLSELMDSLLGNLEKIRASRKA, encoded by the coding sequence TTGACCGTTGACATAAAGGGTATGGCCAACCTCCTCCGTGACGGTGTCACTATGCTGAGCAGGAGCTGCCCCGAGTGCGGAACCCCCCTGTTCCGGCTGAAATCTAAAGAAATTGTTTGTAAGAACTGTAAGAGGCGGGTTGTCATAGTCCCTGAGGGGGAGGAGGCAACCGCTGAAGCCGAGATGCGTCTCAATTCATTAGAGAAGGCCATAGTCGAGAAGCTGGTCACTCTGGGCCAGTCCATGTCATATGAGAGCGACTTTAAGGCCCTAAGATCCCTCTCGGAACTCATGGATTCCCTTCTAGGGAACCTAGAGAAGATCAGGGCTAGCCGTAAAGCCTAG
- a CDS encoding DMT family transporter, with translation MELLSLFTALCYGTSSILARKGIKDSNPLTGAVVGSFVQVILLGALVIANPPDSFNWTAVGLFVASGVLASTLGRMFNFVSLKRLGVALSASIIGSSPLFSTFLAAVFLGEQIDAATLIGTVLIVAGIALTRSGGQTVKNLQNRALMLPIASAVFYGASSVTRKAALNLLPESVFGALVGALASFTVFSVYLLVSRRTYELRVNCRGGGFWVVNGVVVTLAWLSMFTALILGKVSVVSALGGTTPLFSVILSVMLLKGSDELNARIVAGSLSIVAGAIVITLF, from the coding sequence GTGGAACTTCTAAGCCTCTTCACGGCCCTTTGCTATGGTACCAGTAGCATCCTGGCCCGGAAGGGGATAAAGGACTCAAACCCCCTAACCGGGGCCGTCGTTGGGTCTTTCGTTCAGGTAATCCTCCTGGGCGCGCTGGTGATTGCCAACCCTCCGGATTCCTTCAACTGGACTGCCGTCGGACTTTTCGTTGCATCGGGAGTCCTAGCGTCCACCTTGGGGAGGATGTTCAACTTTGTGTCCCTTAAGAGACTCGGAGTTGCTCTTAGCGCTTCCATCATAGGCTCCAGCCCTCTATTCTCCACCTTCCTTGCGGCGGTATTCTTGGGAGAGCAGATAGACGCGGCTACCCTGATAGGTACTGTGCTCATCGTCGCTGGGATCGCTTTGACAAGAAGCGGGGGGCAGACCGTGAAAAACCTTCAGAACAGAGCTCTCATGCTCCCCATCGCCTCTGCGGTGTTCTACGGAGCCTCATCAGTGACCCGAAAGGCGGCCCTTAATCTCCTTCCCGAGTCCGTCTTTGGGGCCTTGGTGGGAGCCTTGGCGAGTTTCACCGTCTTCTCGGTCTACCTCCTCGTGAGCCGGAGGACCTACGAGCTGAGGGTCAACTGTAGGGGCGGCGGGTTTTGGGTGGTCAATGGGGTGGTAGTAACATTGGCGTGGCTCAGCATGTTTACAGCGCTCATACTAGGGAAGGTTTCTGTGGTCTCCGCTCTCGGGGGCACCACTCCCCTCTTCTCGGTCATCCTCAGCGTGATGCTGCTCAAGGGCTCGGACGAGCTCAATGCCAGGATAGTTGCCGGCAGCCTCTCTATCGTTGCGGGGGCGATAGTTATAACCCTATTCTAG
- the tmk gene encoding dTMP kinase gives MSIHRKGCFIVFEGLDGSGKSTQVRDLGSKLQKKKYEVITTQEPTNKSVISSLLKRILYNNESVPDEVLALLFAADRAHHTINTIIPGLEEGSIVISDRYVYSSLAYQSRGMKKRLDINWIRVLNQAAIEPDLVIFLDVPPEDAMSRLQNGQKRVQDLSFFENLEVQTNIRDAYYDIFNFHRVEPEAQNMKIMRIDGKLPVKQIKKLIGKRVSMLLKKKTIERKNDISRNNGNLNEFFSVSKESEISGNKRRTN, from the coding sequence ATGAGTATTCATAGGAAGGGATGCTTCATTGTTTTTGAAGGCCTAGATGGCTCCGGTAAGAGTACCCAAGTTAGAGACTTGGGTTCAAAACTTCAAAAGAAGAAATATGAAGTTATAACCACTCAAGAACCAACAAATAAAAGTGTCATTAGTAGTTTACTGAAACGAATATTATATAATAATGAGTCCGTCCCTGATGAAGTTTTAGCCCTTTTATTTGCAGCTGATAGGGCACACCATACCATCAATACCATAATTCCAGGTTTAGAAGAAGGATCGATCGTGATCTCTGATCGATATGTCTATAGTTCTTTAGCGTATCAGAGCAGAGGAATGAAAAAAAGACTTGATATAAATTGGATCCGAGTACTTAATCAAGCTGCAATTGAACCAGATTTGGTTATTTTTCTGGATGTACCCCCAGAAGATGCAATGTCAAGACTTCAAAATGGCCAAAAAAGGGTTCAAGACCTTAGTTTCTTTGAGAACTTAGAAGTTCAGACAAACATCAGAGACGCCTATTACGATATTTTCAATTTTCATCGAGTAGAACCTGAAGCACAAAACATGAAAATTATGCGGATCGATGGCAAACTACCTGTTAAACAAATTAAAAAACTCATTGGGAAACGCGTCTCAATGCTTCTCAAGAAGAAAACCATAGAGCGGAAAAACGATATTAGTAGAAACAACGGAAATCTCAATGAGTTCTTTTCTGTTTCTAAGGAATCTGAAATATCCGGAAACAAAAGGAGAACAAATTGA